In Candidatus Flexicrinis affinis, the following proteins share a genomic window:
- a CDS encoding trypsin-like peptidase domain-containing protein, whose amino-acid sequence MNSSTVHSLQRVTERWAKRSAGVIVILVVLGVGYAAGWSARDVSAQERMPLTTVEKIYANLYNQISPSVVSIGVVDPLFGAEISNGSGFVIDADGHVLTNAHVVDDSGTGTFLEVTFFDGTHVRGSVVGVDPESDLAVLRVNLPSDRLRPVIFADSDDLVIGQSALAIGSPFGQRWTMTAGIISALDRTIEGLGDFQIGAVVQTDAPINPGNSGGPLLNLAGEVIGVNAQIISETRANSGVGFAIPSNLAMRVADDLRANGRVEYAYLGVQRANDITLSAIERLGLPNDTRGLVIGGVTGPAEAAGLRSNDVITAINGLEVSGLGPLLAYLATYTLPGQTVTLSVLRDGQLVDLAVELGSR is encoded by the coding sequence ATGAACAGCAGCACAGTGCACAGCTTGCAGCGCGTGACCGAACGTTGGGCCAAACGCTCGGCCGGCGTAATCGTCATCCTCGTCGTGTTGGGGGTCGGTTATGCGGCGGGGTGGTCGGCGCGCGATGTCTCCGCGCAGGAGCGCATGCCGCTCACCACCGTCGAGAAAATCTACGCCAACCTGTACAACCAGATCAGCCCGTCGGTCGTCTCGATTGGCGTGGTCGATCCGCTGTTCGGCGCCGAAATCTCCAACGGGTCGGGCTTCGTCATCGACGCTGACGGCCACGTGCTGACCAACGCGCACGTCGTCGACGACTCCGGCACCGGCACATTCCTCGAGGTGACGTTCTTCGACGGCACGCACGTGCGCGGCAGCGTCGTCGGTGTCGACCCCGAGAGCGACCTCGCCGTGCTGCGTGTCAACCTGCCGTCCGACCGCTTGCGTCCGGTCATCTTCGCCGACAGCGACGACCTCGTCATCGGCCAATCGGCGTTGGCTATCGGCAGTCCCTTCGGCCAACGCTGGACAATGACCGCCGGCATCATCAGCGCGCTCGACCGCACGATCGAGGGGTTGGGCGACTTTCAAATCGGCGCGGTCGTGCAGACCGACGCGCCGATCAACCCCGGCAACAGCGGCGGGCCGCTGCTCAACCTCGCTGGCGAGGTAATCGGCGTCAACGCACAGATCATCAGCGAAACCCGCGCCAATTCCGGCGTCGGGTTCGCCATCCCGTCCAACCTCGCCATGCGCGTCGCCGACGATCTGCGCGCTAACGGCCGTGTCGAATACGCGTATCTCGGGGTTCAGCGCGCCAACGACATCACGCTGAGCGCGATCGAACGCCTCGGCCTGCCTAACGATACGCGCGGCCTCGTCATCGGTGGCGTGACCGGCCCCGCCGAAGCGGCCGGCCTGCGCAGCAACGACGTGATCACCGCCATCAACGGCCTGGAAGTGAGCGGTCTCGGCCCGCTGCTAGCGTATCTGGCGACGTACACCTTACCCGGGCAAACCGTCACCCTGAGCGTACTGCGCGACGGCCAACTGGTCGACCTAGCGGTCGAGTTGGGAAGCCGATAA
- the rdgB gene encoding RdgB/HAM1 family non-canonical purine NTP pyrophosphatase, which translates to MTTPVVLLLATRNRGKLGELQQLLDGLPIRLLTADDVGLSHLDVAETGDTLLENASLKAAAYGEASGLPTVADDTGLFVDALGGRPGVHTARFGGPHKLLEALRDIPAPRSAHFACVMTLHLPDGSQQHVTGTCPGQITLSMRGSGGFGYDPVFQPEGYDQTFAELGEAIKNPISHRGLAVAALVPLLKSALSVG; encoded by the coding sequence ATGACCACGCCGGTTGTGCTTCTGCTCGCCACCCGAAATCGCGGCAAGCTCGGCGAGCTTCAGCAGCTTCTCGACGGCTTGCCCATCCGCCTGCTCACCGCCGATGACGTCGGCCTGTCGCACCTCGACGTGGCCGAGACGGGCGATACCCTATTGGAGAACGCGTCGCTCAAGGCGGCGGCGTACGGCGAGGCCAGCGGTTTGCCAACCGTCGCAGACGACACAGGCCTGTTCGTTGATGCGCTAGGTGGCCGGCCCGGTGTCCATACCGCGCGCTTCGGCGGCCCGCACAAACTCCTCGAGGCCCTGCGCGACATCCCCGCCCCTCGCAGCGCGCACTTCGCCTGCGTGATGACCCTGCATCTGCCGGATGGGTCGCAGCAGCACGTCACCGGAACCTGCCCCGGCCAGATCACACTCAGCATGCGCGGGTCGGGCGGGTTCGGCTACGATCCGGTGTTTCAGCCGGAGGGCTACGATCAGACCTTTGCCGAGCTGGGCGAGGCGATCAAGAACCCGATCAGCCATCGCGGGCTGGCAGTCGCGGCGTTGGTACCGCTGCTCAAGTCGGCGTTGAGCGTGGGCTGA